TAGCATTCTTCGAGAGTGTGGATACTATGCTGCCGTTTCTTTAGAGCTAGTACGTGTTGTCAACGATTGTTTGAGTGCTGTTTCCGGTAGCACGCATTCGTTGCGGGTGGAAGAGTCTGTTCTCCGTGAACGGGTGAAGCGGGCCCACGTGAGAGAAACACATTTACAAGATAGCGTAGCAGAGGTACTTGGCACTGTTATGGATGATGCCAACAAGCTCTTAGAGTCTGTGAGTTTGCTGGAGAACGACATTGAGCAAGCAAGGAACTCTTCTGCTATGGAGGATGCCATAGTGGAGGAACTACTGGGGTACTGCGATCGAAGCAGCGGAGAGATCAATACAAGTATAGGATTAGAGCTGCGGGCCCTTGAGGAACGTGCTGGGCGGTTGTCGGGCAGCTCACTGGAGACACACGGTAGCACTCTGGGGAACACGCTCTTTGAAGGTTTGATTGTGTGTCTGCTGTGGGGGGTATGGATTATTGTTGAGACgtggttgttgttgaccATGATGGTCAAGAGGACGGTCTTGGTGTTGAAGTGGTTGCTCATTTAATAACTGAAAGTACCTCTACGAGGATCGACAATGTTATTTATACACGGTTTTTCTTCCCCACATAGTAATACTCAACTGGTAAATTTCCCCATTACTCTGCATGTGTTCGTAGCGATATACGGTGGACAAATGTACGTTTAAAACTATGAATCTATACTACCTAAACTATAAGGGTAAGAAGCTGAATTGCGTTTCAGCGGCCATGGTTAGTTTGTGCCTGTAGAACCGAAACCGCCAGCGCCTCTCTCTGTTTGGGAGAGTTGAATCCATTCGGCATCATCAAGGACATGGACTTGTGGAGTGGCAATTTTCTCAAGGACCAGCTGGGCAATACGATCACCACAAGAGACTGTGAAATCTTGTTGAGAATGGTTGAAGAGCAGCACCTTTACTTCACCTCTGTAATCGGCGTCCACCACACCTGCACCTGTTGCAATGCCGTGTTTGACAGCCAAACCGGACCGTGGAGCCACTCTGGCATAGGTGTCTTGTGGACACACTACGGCAACCCCTGTAGAGACAAGGGCACGGCCGTTTGCCGGGATGACACAGGCCTCACTGGCATAAACGTCGTAACCGGCACTTAATGGAGAGCCTCTTGTAGGTGCCTTAGCTGTGGCGGACAGTAAACGTACTCCTAAActcatttcttttttttttgatggatCAATAATGGCGGGACTATAGAGGACAGGTATTGGTGCAACAGTGTATCTCTTAAAGAGATAATATATACACACACATGTACATGTACGTATACATATATGActatatacatatatatatatatatatataataaTAACCACCTTGCACATTATTCACAAAATTGGAGACGcgttttgattttttttttttttttttgttgtcttTCATATTATTCGCGTCGCCAAAAAACCACAAAACGCGTTTTCCACACCACCGAATTGTACCGCATTTCTCCCCTGACGGACATTGACACAACCACTCCTTGCAAATACCACTGTAATTATAGTCATTATTATAACTGTTTCTATACCAATGACCAACGAAACCACATGCACGTGCAGCACCCCTCTATTTGGCGGGGCCCTAGTTGCAGCTCTCCCACATGGACTCCTTGACGCCTCCAATATCAGGCCCGTTCCTGAC
The window above is part of the Pichia kudriavzevii chromosome 1, complete sequence genome. Proteins encoded here:
- a CDS encoding uncharacterized protein (PKUD0A07060; similar to Saccharomyces cerevisiae YBR252W (DUT1); ancestral locus Anc_7.173), yielding MKDNKKKKKKSKRVSNFVNNVQGGYYYIYIYIYVYSHICIRTCTCVCIYYLFKRYTVAPIPVLYSPAIIDPSKKKEMSLGVRLLSATAKAPTRGSPLSAGYDVYASEACVIPANGRALVSTGVAVVCPQDTYARVAPRSGLAVKHGIATGAGVVDADYRGEVKVLLFNHSQQDFTVSCGDRIAQLVLEKIATPQVHVLDDAEWIQLSQTERGAGGFGSTGTN